Proteins from a genomic interval of Diaphorobacter sp. HDW4A:
- the cobF gene encoding precorrin-6A synthase (deacetylating), whose translation MLEIWLIGIGTGNPDHLTREAERAIRASDLVLLPHKEDNKAELAQVRLQLLEQLDVPSERVAHFDMPLRRQQGDDYDLQVDEWHNAIARRWSDCLEERLAFGGGRVALLVWGDPALYDSTLRIASRLGLASHQVHVVPGITSMQMLCSAHGIALNDIGAPFLVTTGRQLRDHGWPDDVDTLVVMLDGQCSFEQVSEPDAVIYWGAYLGMSQQMLMSGPLAEQASRISEQRRNARQQYGWIMDIYLLRRPPRPTSLHRSVAIA comes from the coding sequence ATGCTTGAAATCTGGCTGATCGGCATCGGTACCGGCAACCCCGATCATCTGACGCGCGAGGCCGAGCGCGCCATCCGCGCATCCGACTTGGTGCTGCTGCCCCACAAGGAAGACAACAAGGCCGAGCTTGCGCAGGTACGGCTGCAATTGTTGGAACAGCTCGACGTGCCGTCCGAGCGCGTTGCGCATTTCGACATGCCGCTGCGCAGGCAGCAGGGCGACGATTACGATCTGCAAGTCGATGAATGGCACAACGCCATTGCGCGGCGTTGGTCGGACTGTCTTGAAGAGCGGCTAGCCTTCGGCGGCGGGCGCGTCGCCTTGCTGGTCTGGGGTGACCCTGCGCTCTATGACAGCACTTTGCGCATCGCATCGCGTCTGGGGCTTGCTTCGCATCAGGTGCATGTGGTGCCCGGGATCACGTCCATGCAGATGCTGTGCAGCGCGCACGGGATTGCGCTCAATGACATAGGTGCTCCGTTTCTTGTCACCACGGGCCGCCAGTTGCGTGACCACGGCTGGCCGGACGACGTGGACACGCTGGTCGTGATGCTCGACGGGCAATGCTCGTTTGAGCAGGTCAGCGAGCCGGATGCCGTCATCTATTGGGGCGCTTATCTTGGCATGTCGCAGCAGATGTTGATGAGCGGGCCACTGGCCGAGCAGGCTTCGCGCATCAGTGAGCAGCGGCGTAATGCTCGTCAGCAGTATGGCTGGATCATGGACATTTATCTGCTGCGCAGGCCGCCTCGGCCAACGTCCTTGCACCGCAGCGTCGCTATCGCTTGA
- a CDS encoding MHYT domain-containing protein: protein MNDLLGSGELLLHPTYELGMVALSYCISVIGAFVALTAAQYIRHGRQINWLNLLSAGTALGGIGVWSMHFTGMLALNLGMASGYSAFETVISLIAAITATSLALAYVAKDAKNNTRVLTAGGLLGLGVAVMHYLGMFGMRFPGYIMWSWGIIAISVVIAMAAASAALWLAFRTKSMGMRGVAAAVMGIAVCSMHYTGMAAADFVCTSVSQRFATPQGLLVFSSMQLPLLTAIAAIGMAVLIGYDQLLQRNFGSRKAQRA, encoded by the coding sequence ATGAATGACCTCCTTGGCTCCGGAGAACTGCTGCTTCACCCCACCTACGAACTGGGCATGGTCGCCCTGTCGTATTGCATTTCCGTGATCGGCGCGTTCGTCGCGCTGACGGCGGCGCAGTACATCCGGCATGGTCGTCAGATCAACTGGCTGAACCTGCTTTCCGCAGGCACCGCACTGGGTGGCATCGGCGTGTGGTCGATGCACTTCACCGGTATGCTGGCACTCAATCTGGGCATGGCCTCGGGCTACTCGGCATTCGAGACCGTCATTTCGCTGATTGCGGCCATCACGGCAACGTCGCTTGCGCTGGCCTATGTTGCCAAGGACGCGAAGAACAACACGCGCGTGCTCACGGCCGGCGGCCTGCTGGGACTTGGCGTCGCGGTCATGCACTACCTCGGCATGTTCGGCATGCGCTTTCCAGGCTACATCATGTGGTCGTGGGGCATCATCGCCATCTCGGTGGTCATCGCCATGGCCGCTGCCAGTGCCGCACTCTGGCTGGCCTTTCGCACCAAGTCCATGGGTATGCGCGGTGTTGCTGCGGCGGTGATGGGCATTGCCGTGTGCTCGATGCATTACACCGGCATGGCCGCTGCCGATTTCGTCTGCACCTCGGTGTCGCAACGCTTCGCAACACCGCAGGGTCTTCTGGTGTTCAGCTCCATGCAACTACCGCTGCTCACGGCAATCGCCGCCATCGGCATGGCCGTGCTGATTGGCTATGACCAGCTATTGCAACGCAATTTTGGCAGTCGCAAGGCACAACGCGCCTGA